A section of the Melopsittacus undulatus isolate bMelUnd1 chromosome 3, bMelUnd1.mat.Z, whole genome shotgun sequence genome encodes:
- the LOC101870732 gene encoding glutathione S-transferase-like: MSGKPKLHYINGRGRMESIRWLLAAAGVEFEECFLETKDDLTKLQKDGSLLFQQVPMVEIDGMKMVQSRAIGNYIAAKYNLYGKDLKERALIDMYVEAIIDLNELLMMYTFQPADKKQQHFANLVDKATNRYFPVFEKVLKDHEQDFLVGNQFSRADVQLLESLLMAEECKPDILAKFPLLQSFKARISNIPTIKKFLQPGSQRKPPLQEKDLPKIMKIFH, encoded by the exons ATGTCTGGGAAGCCCAAGCTGCACTACATCAATGGACGAGGCCGAATGGAATCAATACGGTGGCTACTAGCCGCAGCTGGGGTTGAG TTTGAAGAATGTTTTCTGGAAACAAAGGATGATCTGACAAAGTTACAGAAGG ATGGATCCCTGCTGTTTCAGCAAGTGCCAATGGTGGAGATTGATGGAATGAAGATGGTGCAGTCAAGAGCCATTGGCAACTACATAGCAGCAAAGTACAACCTCTATGGGAAGGACCTGAAGGAGAGAGCCCT aaTTGATATGTATGTGGAAGCAATAATAGATTTGAATGAGTTACTGATGATGTATACTTTCCAGCCAGCGGATAAAAAGCAACAACATTTTGCTAATCTTGTGGACAAGGCCACAAACAGATACTTCCCAGTCTTCGAGAAG GTTTTGAAAGACCATGAACAGGACTTTCTTGTGGGCAATCAGTTTAGCAGGGCAGATGTGCAGTTACTTGAAAGCCTTTTAATGGCAGAAGAGTGCAAGCCTGATATCCTTGCCAAGTTTCCTCTCTTGCAG aGTTTTAAAGCAAGAATAAGCAATATTCCCACAATAAAGAAAttcctgcagcctggcagcCAAAGGAAACCACCACTACAAGAGAAAGATTTaccaaaaataatgaaaatattccaCTGA
- the LOC117435961 gene encoding glutathione S-transferase-like — MAGKPKLHYSNARGRMESIRWLLAAAGVEFEEQFIEKKEDLEKLRNDGYLLFQQVPMVEIDGMKMVQTRAIASYIAGKYNLYGKDLKERAWIDMYVEGTKDLMDMIMYLPFQPADTKGKNLALIIERATTRYFPVYEKVLKDHGQDYLVGNKLSWADINLLEAILMVEECKPGILSAFPLLQAFKGRTSNIPTIKKFLQPGSQRKPPMDEKTVAIVKKTYGI, encoded by the exons ATGGCAGGGAAGCCCAAGCTGCACTATTCCAATGCAAGGGGGAGGATGGAGTCAATCCGATGGCTGTTAGCAGCAGCTGGTGTTGAG tttgaggAACAATTcatagaaaagaaggaagaccTAGAAAAATTACGCAATG ATGGATACCTGCTATTTCAGCAAGTGCCCATGGTGGAGATCGATGGGATGAAGATGGTGCAAACAAGAGCCATTGCCAGCTACATAGCTGGGAAGTACAACCTCTATGGAAAAGACCTGAAGGAGAGAGCCTG gattGATATGTATGTGGAGGGAACAAAAGACCTGATGGACATGATTATGTATCTCCCTTTTCAACCAGCTGACACGAAAGGAAAGAATCTTGCCTTAATCATTGAACGAGCTACAACCAGATACTTTCCTGTTTATGAAAAG GTCTTAAAAGACCATGGCCAGGATTATCTTGTTGGCAACAAATTAAGCTGGGCAGACATCAATCTGCTGGAAGCCATTTTAATGGTAGAAGAATGTAAGCCTGGTATACTGTCTGCATTTCCCCTGCTACAG GCTTTTAAAGGAAGAACAAGCAACATTCCAACAATCAAAAAATTCTTACAGCCCGGCAGCCAGAGGAAGCCACCAATGGATGAGAAAACTGTTGCCATTGTGAAGAAGACATATGGTATCTAA